A genomic stretch from Sceloporus undulatus isolate JIND9_A2432 ecotype Alabama chromosome 5, SceUnd_v1.1, whole genome shotgun sequence includes:
- the LOC121930826 gene encoding C-type lectin-like: MRVVAQYVLRNYKGNKYVWIGLYDTKKGKAGRNREFKWTDGSKGRYMPWAPGEPNLGIGNEFCVELYANDFMEWNDGDCERKQPYLCKLTP, from the exons ATGAGGGTAGTGGCCCAATATGTTTTGCGCAATTATAAAGGCAATAAATATGTCTGGATAGGACTGTATGACACCAAGAAAGGGAAGGCAGGGAGG AACCGAGAGTTCAAATGGACTGACGGATCCAAAGGCCGGTATATGCCCTGGGCCCCAGGGGAACCCAATCTTGGCATTGGCAACGAGTTCTGTGTGGAGCTGTACGCAAATG ACTTTATGGAATGGAACGATGGTGACTGTGAAAGAAAGCAACCCTACCTGTGTAAGTTGACACCCTGA
- the LOC121930829 gene encoding C-type lectin LmsL-like has protein sequence MNQKHDILDSAVPGTTFPKSEEGVDVGFYIAQGQMGPISCHFGLLVASLFLRRSSARPESYDTNCDGKTRCYKTCPSEWMFYMKSCYGFFSENVPWSEAEIQCFKHGSGHLASILDQKEMDAVAKYIASKNEGSDHVWIGLNDPRENRRWRWTDLSLSPFLPWDGAEPNNQDGKEFCVHLSAQTGFKRWNDADCSLEMAFICKYDL, from the exons ATGAATCAGAAACATGACATTTTAGACAGCGCGGTTCCCGGAACAACATTTCCAAAGTCTGAAGAAGGAGTAGATGTAGGATTCTACATAGCACAG GGACAGATGGGACCGATCTCCTGCCACTTTGGCCTCCTGGTTGCAAGTCTTTTTCTGAGGCGAAGCTCCGCACGACCAGAAAGTTATGACACCAACTGCGATGGCA AAACCCGTTGTTATAAGACATGCCCCAGTGAGTGGATGTTCTATATGAAGAGCTGTTATGGATTCTTCTCTGAAAATGTCCCCTGGTCTGAGGCTgag ATTCAGTGCTTTAAACATGGCTCTGGACATCTGGCTTCCATCCTCGAtcagaaagagatggatgcagTGGCCAAATACATTGCCTCTAAAAATGAAGGTTCTGATCATGTCTGGATTGGACTGAATGATCCTCGTGAA AACAGGCGATGGAGGTGGACAGACCTGTCCTTATCGCCATTTCTGCCTTGGGATGGGGCAGAACCAAACAACCAGGACGGCAAAGAATTCTGCGTTCATCTGTCTGCCCAAACAG GATTCAAGCGTTGGAATGATGCAGACTGTTCTTTGGAAATGGCTTTCATCTGCAAATATGATCTCTAA